In Methanonatronarchaeum sp. AMET-Sl, one genomic interval encodes:
- a CDS encoding chorismate mutase: protein MKLEEIRNEIEEIDQEIINLIHKRTAMAGDIAKIKDKNDIPIRDDQQNKKVISRATEMAVEKGIDTGSVKKIFETLIEMNIEKQENLLGKGNLP, encoded by the coding sequence GAAATGAAATAGAAGAAATAGATCAAGAAATAATAAACCTAATACACAAAAGAACCGCCATGGCAGGAGATATAGCTAAAATAAAAGACAAAAACGACATCCCAATAAGAGACGACCAACAAAACAAAAAAGTAATCTCCCGAGCCACCGAAATGGCCGTTGAAAAAGGAATCGACACAGGATCGGTCAAAAAAATATTCGAAACCCTAATCGAAATGAACATAGAAAAACAAGAAAACCTATTAGGAAAAGGAAACCTACCATAA
- a CDS encoding prephenate dehydrogenase/arogenate dehydrogenase family protein has protein sequence MTEKHKITVIGGAGRMGQWIAETLNTPKHEIHITDKNKKAGLKYVDNKDITFHEDYSSIKYSDIVIVSVPIAITPKIIQEVGPKMKEGSLLMDVTSVKEEPVEAMKKHVPDYVNTIGTHPLFGPQETGFQDKNVVLVPVDSGGCLERVKEYIEKDGGNVRIMSAKEHDKAMAVVQGASHLLLILFGSILKDQEYEIEKNKDLTTPTFQLLLKDLDRVLVQNPSLYASIQTHNNYIPEIHQETIERYMEIEKIIEKGDTEKLSEFIEEIDRYIQREKPS, from the coding sequence ATGACAGAAAAACATAAAATCACAGTCATCGGTGGAGCCGGAAGAATGGGTCAATGGATAGCTGAAACCCTAAACACACCGAAACACGAAATCCATATAACAGATAAAAACAAAAAAGCCGGACTCAAATACGTAGATAACAAAGACATAACCTTCCATGAAGATTATAGCTCAATTAAATACTCAGACATAGTCATAGTTAGTGTACCAATAGCGATAACCCCCAAAATAATTCAGGAAGTTGGTCCAAAAATGAAGGAAGGCTCCTTACTGATGGATGTAACCTCAGTTAAAGAAGAGCCTGTAGAGGCAATGAAGAAACATGTACCAGATTATGTCAACACCATAGGTACACACCCCTTATTTGGGCCTCAAGAAACCGGTTTCCAAGACAAAAACGTAGTTTTAGTTCCAGTAGATAGTGGAGGTTGTTTAGAGAGAGTTAAAGAGTATATAGAAAAAGATGGCGGCAATGTACGTATAATGAGCGCCAAAGAACATGATAAAGCTATGGCGGTTGTACAGGGGGCCTCCCACCTACTACTAATTCTGTTCGGCTCAATACTAAAAGACCAAGAATATGAGATAGAGAAAAACAAAGACCTAACAACACCTACATTCCAGTTATTGTTAAAAGACCTTGATCGAGTTTTGGTTCAAAACCCAAGTCTCTACGCATCGATACAGACACACAACAACTACATCCCTGAGATACACCAAGAAACAATAGAACGATACATGGAGATAGAGAAGATTATAGAAAAAGGAGATACCGAGAAACTAAGTGAGTTTATTGAAGAAATAGATAGATACATTCAGCGAGAGAAACCAAGCTAA
- the aroE gene encoding shikimate dehydrogenase, giving the protein MKQKIYGLIGDPVSHSLSPPMQNTAFKKLDLPHTYHLFQVQEKNVYDAVKGAKALGLGGLNVTIPHKEKALEISNKVSEEAKLAGAVNTIDLKKTIKGYNTDIIGAKKAVTQKNQHYNKAVVVGAGGAARGVCIALKDIANKVVVLNRTPTKAKKISELLTTQDVESSYGELNKLKKELVDADLLVNSTPVGMHPNTDKSITTEENLHKDLTVFDLVYRPLKTKLLKEAEKVGATTINGVEMLVQQGAASFEIWTGKKPPTKDMREAVLKELKE; this is encoded by the coding sequence TTGAAACAAAAAATATATGGATTGATCGGAGATCCAGTAAGCCACAGCCTATCACCACCTATGCAAAACACAGCATTCAAAAAACTAGATTTACCACATACCTACCATTTATTTCAGGTTCAAGAAAAAAACGTTTATGACGCAGTTAAAGGCGCAAAAGCCCTAGGCTTAGGCGGTTTAAACGTAACAATCCCACACAAAGAGAAAGCACTAGAAATATCAAACAAAGTCAGCGAAGAAGCAAAACTCGCAGGCGCAGTAAACACAATAGACCTAAAAAAAACAATAAAAGGATACAACACAGACATAATCGGAGCTAAAAAAGCAGTTACCCAAAAAAACCAACACTACAATAAAGCAGTAGTTGTAGGGGCAGGTGGAGCAGCCAGAGGAGTCTGCATAGCCCTAAAAGACATAGCCAACAAAGTTGTTGTCCTCAACAGAACCCCAACAAAAGCCAAAAAAATAAGTGAACTACTAACTACACAGGATGTCGAATCCAGTTATGGAGAACTAAATAAACTAAAAAAAGAGTTGGTCGATGCAGACCTACTGGTCAACTCAACCCCAGTCGGCATGCATCCAAACACCGACAAATCAATAACAACAGAAGAAAACCTACATAAAGACCTAACCGTTTTCGACCTAGTATACAGACCTCTAAAAACAAAACTTCTAAAAGAAGCTGAAAAGGTTGGTGCAACAACGATAAACGGCGTCGAGATGTTGGTCCAACAAGGCGCAGCCTCATTCGAGATATGGACAGGTAAAAAACCACCAACCAAAGATATGCGAGAAGCGGTGCTTAAGGAGCTAAAAGAATGA
- the aroD gene encoding type I 3-dehydroquinate dehydratase, translating into MRPTASKPVSTKNIEIGLEPIICGSIGEKNVEKALNYLNNQKTDLIELRIDKINQDSYRDLKRGLSEIRSGPSLIITNRREKEGGEYDGSESNRVEDLISFMGFADIIDIELHTPRDLRDKLIDKAREQGVPIIVSYHNHSLTPRTTEIAMKIEECMEIGDIAKVAYMAKTPLDVLSLMRATYTVKKELGKPLCSISMGDVGKHSRVIGPLYGSDIIYAPIGEETAPGQIPINKIKGLLRDIY; encoded by the coding sequence ATGAGGCCAACAGCCAGTAAACCGGTTTCAACCAAGAATATAGAAATCGGTTTAGAACCAATTATATGTGGTTCTATCGGGGAAAAAAACGTTGAAAAAGCATTAAATTACCTAAATAACCAAAAAACAGACTTAATAGAATTAAGAATAGATAAAATAAATCAAGATAGTTATCGGGACCTAAAAAGAGGGTTATCGGAAATAAGAAGTGGGCCATCTTTAATAATCACCAACAGACGGGAGAAAGAGGGCGGAGAGTACGATGGATCAGAGTCAAATCGAGTTGAAGACCTAATTTCTTTTATGGGTTTTGCAGACATAATCGACATAGAACTACATACCCCTCGAGACCTTAGAGATAAATTAATTGATAAAGCTAGGGAACAAGGAGTTCCCATAATAGTTTCCTACCACAACCACTCCTTAACACCAAGAACAACAGAGATCGCAATGAAAATAGAAGAATGCATGGAGATCGGTGATATAGCTAAAGTGGCTTATATGGCTAAAACACCACTCGATGTACTTTCATTAATGAGAGCTACATACACAGTTAAAAAAGAGTTAGGCAAGCCATTATGCTCAATATCAATGGGTGATGTTGGAAAACACTCAAGAGTAATCGGTCCACTATATGGTTCAGACATCATATACGCACCGATAGGAGAAGAAACAGCTCCTGGACAAATACCAATTAACAAGATCAAGGGGTTGTTGAGGGATATCTATTGA
- a CDS encoding 3-dehydroquinate synthase II, producing MKKELWLKADTKKWQDKKEKITTALEQGYNTVLINDEDVEKTRELGNIKTASYGDKADIKVAGKNGEGDGTKTLPIGPNSSEDIETLKDFKGETAEYIIITDKKHEEFASQIAEKVDYIIIRGEDWKIIPLENLIAELQEKDVKIITGIENSTELETALKTLEVGSDGVLLETNDIQEIIKASEKLEEFQEGEIELTEATIKKIEPVGMGDRVCVDTCSLMKKGEGMLVGSSSTGLFLIHSESIESPYVAARPFRVNAGGVHAYLKTPGNKTVYLSELEAGDEVLIVNNEGKTKKAVVGRSKIEKRPLMLIEAETENTTIKTVLQNAETIRLVDPEGKPKSISELKEGDKVLVNTEEKARHFGMEVTETIKEK from the coding sequence ATGAAAAAAGAACTATGGCTAAAAGCCGACACCAAAAAATGGCAAGACAAAAAAGAAAAAATAACCACTGCCCTAGAACAAGGATACAACACCGTACTAATAAACGACGAAGACGTGGAAAAAACACGTGAACTCGGAAACATAAAAACCGCATCATACGGAGACAAAGCAGACATAAAAGTAGCAGGAAAAAACGGAGAAGGAGACGGAACAAAAACACTCCCAATCGGACCAAACTCATCAGAAGACATAGAAACACTAAAAGACTTCAAAGGAGAAACCGCCGAATACATAATAATAACAGACAAAAAACACGAAGAATTCGCCAGCCAAATAGCCGAAAAAGTAGACTACATAATAATCAGAGGCGAAGACTGGAAAATAATACCACTAGAAAACCTAATAGCAGAACTACAAGAAAAAGACGTAAAAATCATCACAGGAATAGAAAACTCAACCGAACTCGAAACAGCCCTAAAAACACTCGAAGTAGGGTCAGACGGAGTCCTACTAGAAACAAACGACATACAAGAAATAATAAAAGCATCCGAAAAACTCGAAGAATTCCAAGAAGGAGAAATAGAGCTAACAGAAGCCACAATAAAAAAAATAGAGCCAGTAGGAATGGGAGACCGAGTATGCGTAGACACATGCAGCCTAATGAAAAAAGGAGAAGGCATGCTAGTAGGCAGCAGTTCAACAGGACTCTTCCTAATACACTCAGAATCAATAGAATCACCATACGTAGCAGCCAGACCATTCAGAGTAAACGCAGGAGGCGTACACGCATACCTAAAAACACCAGGAAACAAAACAGTATACCTCTCCGAACTAGAAGCAGGTGACGAAGTACTAATAGTAAACAACGAAGGAAAAACAAAAAAAGCAGTAGTAGGCCGATCCAAAATAGAAAAACGCCCACTCATGCTAATCGAAGCAGAAACCGAAAACACAACAATAAAAACAGTACTCCAAAACGCAGAAACAATAAGACTCGTAGACCCAGAAGGAAAACCAAAATCAATATCTGAACTAAAAGAAGGCGACAAAGTACTCGTAAACACAGAAGAAAAAGCAAGACACTTCGGAATGGAAGTAACAGAAACAATCAAAGAAAAATAA
- a CDS encoding 2-amino-3,7-dideoxy-D-threo-hept-6-ulosonate synthase produces the protein MMEIGKNIRKERIIDRNSQRTVIVPMDHGISVGPIPGLVNFSDTVEKVAEGGANAVLMQKGMIPHGHRGYGKDVGLITHLSASTSLGPNPNNKIQVCEVEEALKYGVDGVSVHVNIGSDTEAQQLRKLGKVAEKCDKWGIPLIAMMYPRGDKIKDEYNVKYVKHAARAGAELGADIIKTNYTGSSKTFKEVVAGCPVPIVVAGGPKMENEKEVLEMVEGAIKGGASGVAIGRNVFQSSDVPAMTNAISEIVHKDKKAEEVYKKLKR, from the coding sequence ATAATGGAGATAGGAAAAAACATCAGAAAAGAAAGAATAATAGACAGAAACAGCCAAAGAACAGTAATAGTACCAATGGACCACGGAATAAGCGTCGGACCAATACCAGGACTCGTAAACTTCTCAGACACAGTAGAAAAAGTAGCAGAAGGCGGTGCAAACGCCGTATTAATGCAGAAAGGAATGATACCACATGGACACAGAGGATATGGAAAAGACGTCGGATTAATAACCCACCTCAGCGCAAGCACATCACTCGGACCCAACCCCAACAACAAAATACAAGTATGCGAAGTTGAAGAAGCATTAAAATACGGAGTCGACGGAGTAAGCGTCCACGTAAACATAGGGTCAGACACAGAAGCCCAACAACTAAGAAAACTCGGAAAAGTAGCAGAAAAATGCGACAAATGGGGAATACCACTCATAGCAATGATGTACCCAAGAGGAGACAAAATAAAAGATGAATACAACGTCAAATACGTCAAACACGCAGCAAGAGCAGGAGCAGAACTAGGAGCCGACATAATAAAAACAAACTACACCGGATCCTCAAAAACATTCAAAGAAGTAGTAGCCGGATGTCCAGTACCAATAGTAGTAGCCGGCGGACCAAAAATGGAAAACGAAAAAGAAGTACTAGAAATGGTTGAAGGCGCAATAAAAGGCGGCGCCAGCGGAGTCGCAATCGGAAGAAACGTATTCCAATCAAGCGACGTACCAGCAATGACAAACGCAATCTCAGAAATAGTCCACAAAGACAAAAAAGCAGAAGAAGTCTACAAAAAACTCAAGAGATGA